In the Pseudoalteromonas sp. A25 genome, TTATGCGCACGTAATGGTTAACCACATAACATAATAAAACCGTGTATACGCGTTCATTAAAACTATTTAGCAGCCTATCAGCATGCAAGCGCACTATTGCCCAGATACCACGCTTTTTAGGGGGAGATGTATCCAAATGTGCCAAATGTGAAGGTAAAATTAGTTTAGATTCGACCAGCGATAATAGTAATGCGATAGCGACAATCGTACCAAATTGTGCATAAACTTGCCCCAAGCGCCCTTGTACATTGCTCAACGCAATAAAAGCAACGACCGTGGTAAGTACGCCAAACAGGGTGGCAGTTGCAACCTTGTGAGTACCCAAAATAGTATTCAGGACATTGTCACCATTTTTAGCACGAGTATGGTAGATACTTTCTCCTATAACTACCGCATCATCAACAACAATACCCAACGCCATAATAAAGCCAAATGTGGTCATTTCGTTTAGGCTCAAACCTGTAAAACGTTCGGTCATGAAAAACAAAGTGCCGCAAAAAACAAAGGGCAAGCCCATAGCGACCCACAGCGCCACACGCACATTCAAAAATAGCGCTAACACGATAAAAACTAACGCTATTCCAGTGAGTGCATTTTTAATCAGCAACGATAAACGCTCTGTGATCAGAGTACTTTTATCCAACCAACTGGCGATCTTCATCCCCTTGGGTAAGTTGGGCAAGTGTTGCCACTGTTTAACGACCGTATTTGCCTGCTCAACTATCTCAACGACATCGCTATGTTCATCCATTACAATTTCAATTGCAGCAGCATTAAAACCGTTATAACGAGACAGCGTAAACGTGTCGTCAGCCTGTTTGTATTGCACATTGGCAATATCTTTAAGTCGAAGATTGCCACCCTTACTAAAACTTTTAATTACAATTGATTCAAATTGCTCGGTGTTATAGGCCTGCTCAGAAACTTTAAGCCTTACTGTTTTATCTGGATTATATAGGCTCGTACCGATGGCATAAGACGATTCTCTATTTATCGCTTGAGCGATGTCATCTAGACTTATCTGATAAGCTTGTAACTTAGCTTCATCGACTTCAATAGATATTTCCCACTGCGCCCTAGCTTTAACTTCAAGCTCTTTAATCGCATGCTTTTCAAGTAATGCATCTTTTAGGCGCAGTGCCCACGTATCAAGCGTTTGTCTATCTAAGTCTCCATATAATTGCAACCATAATACGTGGTCTTTTCGGGTAGCTTTAGTTATAACAGCCGGCTCTGAGCGCTGTGGCAAGTTATTAATCGCATCTATTTTAGATTTTATATCTTGATACAAGCTATCGATATCATAACCACTTTGCATTTCTACACTAACGTGTGCACCTTGCGCATTTGACGTGGAAGTCATGCGCTTAATACCTGACACGCTTTGTAATGCATTTTCGATTTTTATTGCAATACCTTGCTCTGCTTGAATCGGCTCGCCGCTATCAAAAACCACAGATACCGAAACAGTGTCTGGCTCTAAACTCGGAAAAGCTTCTTTTCTCAAGTTAGTTACACTAAGTAAACCAGCGATAATAACAACCCAGAATAACAAGTTAGCTGCTACCGGGTTATTAACAAACCATGCAATAAGCCCTTTGTTTAGATTTTGGTTAATCATAACATCGTACCTTCAATTACTTGCACGCTCATCCCCTCACTAAAATGGCTCAAGGGGCGCTTAACGATTTGTAACGGCTGGTTATTTAATGACTTGATATACACATTGTTATGATAAGAAAACACATTACTAGCGCGGTACTTGTTTAATTGTCCTTGCTTATCTACAAACCACACATTGCCATTCTGAGAAACCGCTGAGGAGGGCAACTTATAAAGGCTATCTTGGGCTTTGCCATCGATTACTACCTTTACAAAGGTTCCGCTGTACAAAGGGGTGCTTTGTAACAGGGGCTCAGTAACACTGATAATTAACGAGCGTTGCCGAGTGTCACGATTTAGGTGTCTTTCTACTCGCTCTATTTCCCCCGTCCAAGTCGTTGTCTCATCTAACGTACTATATAAAGCAACTACCTGATTCAATCTAGCGCTGCTCTTTGAGATTGTATCTTGCAGTTGCAGCCACTGCTGTTCTGACAGCGGCACGTGTATTTCAACTTTTTCACTGCTGTGTAGTTGCCCTATCTGTGTTCCCGGCTGAATGTAACTACCTGGTTGAACAGACACGTCAACAACTATGGCATCAAAAGGCGCTTTTATTTTTGTGTTATCTAAGTCTTGCTGCGCTTTTTTAACCGCAAGTTTAGCATGTTCATATTCTGCTTTTGCCGCCTTAAGTTGTGGCTCTCTTAGAATAAGAGGCGTTGCTTTTTGCCCACCCTCTTTGTTTCTTAACCAGTCGCGATATGCCACATCTCCCTGACGCTGCTCTTCTTGCAACTTAACTAAAGCTTGTGCTTCTTGCGCCTGTGCTTTTGCAAGCGCCGCTATATAAGGCGTATCGTCAACACTAGCAACCACTGTACCTTTGTTGATCTTAGTCCCCGATACAAAGCGTTTGTTTAAATGAACAATTTTACCACTTACATCACTTTTAAGACTTAACTCAAACTTGGGCGTCACTTCACCAAAGCCAATAATTTTAGGTGAATATTGTTTAGCGATCACAGAGATTGTTTCAACTTGAGGCATATTATTAATTTGATTTTCTAATCCCGTTTGAATTATCTGCCCCTCGGCATTAGTGCTTGGCGCACTAAATACTTTGTTATAAATAACAACACTTAAAAACGCCGCGCAACTCAATAAAATAGATAACCATTTAAACTTCATTGATTATTCCTCAACCAGTACTTCGGAACATGAGCGTTAGTAAAAGGTCGGCTAATGACGTGACCTTGATTTAGTGTGGGGTGTAAAAACATAATACTCAGCTCCTAAACGTGATGGAGTGAGTGTAAATTACATACAGTTAAGTCGGGGTTAAGAAGGTTAAGCTTTAAACGGTGAATAGGTTATAGCACGTTCAATTAGCGTTTTGAACGGCTATAACTGAAAGGCTTAATTATGAAATTGAAGCGTTGATCTCTTGTAATGTTGCGACGGGGTCAGTTGCTTGTGTTATTGGTCTACCAATAACCAAATAATCGCTACCGGCAGCAACTGCCTTTTGCGGAGTCATTATGCGCTTTTGGTCTTGCGCGTCAGAGCCCGCAGGTCTTATGCCTGGTGTGACTAATTTAAAAGAGTCCCCTAATTGAGACTTAAGTAATTGCGCTTCTTGCGCTGAGCATACAACACCATCAAGCCCCGCTTCTTGCGCTAATTTTGCCAAATAAATAACCTGATCTTGAGGCGTTTTTTCTATGCCTAAACGAAGCAATTGACCCTGATCCATGCTTGTTAATACAGTAACAGCGATTAGTAAAGGCGCGTTTTCTTCATACTTAGCGAGCGCTTCTTTGGCTTTTTGCATCATTTCTAAGCCACCGCTGGCATGCACATTAACCATCCAAACACCTAGTTCTGCTGCTGCAGTTACTGCCTTTGCAACAGTATTGGGAATATCGTGAAATTTTAGATCTAAAAAAACATCAAAGCCTAACGCAACTAATTCTTTAACAAATTCGGGGCCAAAGTAAGTAAACATCTCTTTGCCGACTTTTAGACGACATTGTGAAGGGGACAATTTTTTTACAAAGTTCAGTGCGGCTTGCTTATCATCGTAATCTAATGCGATAAGCACTTTTTTGTTATCATTTTGAGACATAGTATTCCTACATTGACATACGGTTCAAAAATTAAGCTGGGCTTATTTGCGACGTATTATAACGGAAACTTTATCGTTTAGCCTGACATTTTACATCATTGAGCGCTAATAACCGTCTAATCCTTTACTGGGACCTACCGTCTCCCAATGTTTGCATGATGGGCACAACCAATAAAGCGTATGGCTGGTAAAGCCACAATGTTGGCACTGATACTCCGGTTTAGTTGCAATGTATGAGGTTACAAGCTTATCAATTTCAGATAAGACTTCTTTAATTCGATGGTTATTATTTCCCAAAAGCTGAAGTAGAAAACTAAAACCCCTTATGGATGGTTCACGTTTGAGGCTATCTGTTAAAAAATCTATCGCTTGTTGGAGTTGTTCATTCTCCAACAATGCTTGACAATACTTTATACGAATTAACACGCCACCTTTTGGCAACAACTCTTCAATTAAGTCATCAAACTGATGTTTTAAATTTAACTCTACATAGCTTTGTTCTAGCTCTTTTATGTACAAAGGCGCCGTGTTAGTCGATGAAACAATGAGTTTACGCCAGTAATAAACCGCTTTAACATGATCTTGCTTCGCAAAAGCATCTTTACCTAATTCAAAAAAGGGTCGAATAGTATTGTGTTCAAGCGCGCATGCCTGTTCCATTAACTTAGGGTTATCGTCAATCAATGCTGCTTCACAATAAAAATTGGCGATTGCTGCAAAATGTTGTTTTTTGGTAAAAATATCGCGATGAGATTCGTACATGTTTATTCCCTTTCGCCACTCTCGCATTTGTGAGTAGAGATAAATAATGGGATCTAACGCTTGTACATTATTATTTTTGACGAGTATAACAAGATGTTCTTCGGCACTGTCTAATAAGCCTGCTAAAACATAGTCTTGCGCTAACTCTAAACGACATGACGCCATATCACTGGCATTTAAATTTGGTTGATTGAGCAATAATTCATGTATTTTTATCGCCCTGTCTAATTCGCCTCGTTTGCGAAACAAAGTAGCTAAAGTAAGATAATGTTCAACGGAATCGGCCGACACTTCGAGAAGTTCAATTAAGTGTTCGAGACCTTGGTCTTCTTCCCTATCGAGTAAATATTTAAGACCTTTGCTGTATTGAGAGGTAATTTGGCGATTAAGTTCTAGAGCTTGATTTTTTGCACTGTTTTTGCCCATTACATAACCGTATGCGGCTGCAACAGGAAGCAGTAAAAACAACAGCTCAGTCATGGTCAGCGTTCAGTATCAGTAGTCATTTGACGATTGCTTTTCTTAAGCCGGTAGTTCTGCCACTTCAACTTTGAAAATACCGCAACGCTTACCACACACCCAATGAATACACCTATTATAAAGCAAACACTCATTAAGGTTGATAAGGGCAACGTACTACTTGCTACAATGTAGTTGACATTAACTAAATTAGGGTTTTGAGTCCCTATCACAAACGCCAACAAAACTAAAACAAGTGCCAATCCTTTTTGAACTACCTTGATCAAGTGTTACTCCATATATCTTGTTATTTAATGCTTTCGTTTACGCGGTCGCGTAGCTCTTTACCTGGTTTAAAATGAGGAACATACTTACCATCTAACTCTACTGTTTCACCTGTTTTTGGGTTGCGACCAGTGCGAGGAGAACGGTAGTGCAACGAGAAACTACCAAAGCCACGGATTTCAATTCTATCTGAGCTTGATAATGACCCTGCCATTTGTTCAAGAATTTCTTTAACTGAGTTCTCTACATCCTTTACAGGGATATGTGCATGTTGCTCTGCTAGTTGTTCTATCAATTCTGACTTTGTCATAATGTTTCCTTAGATATAAAAAGGAAGGGCTAAAGTGCCCTTCCTGTATAGACTTCTATATTAGTCTTTTTGAGCGTTTTTGAAAGCAGCTGCCATTGCATTTTCAAATGCAGGCTCTTCTTTCTTCAACTTCTCAAGAACTTCTTTCTCTTCAGCTTCGAACATAGCTTTAACTGAAAGGCTGATAGTACGGTTCTTACGATCAACACCTAAAAATTTAGCTTCGATTTCGTCGCCTGCAGAAACAACAGTTGTTGCATCTTCGATACGCTCTTGAGCGATGTCAGCTACACGGATGTAACCTTCAACACCTTCGATAAGCTCAACAGTTGCGCCTTTAGCGTCAACTTCAGTCACTTTACCTTTAACAATAGCACCTTTTTTGTTTGCGTCTAGGTAGTTATTGAAAGGATCTGCTTCGATTTGCTTAACACCAAGTGAGATACGCTCGCGCTCTGGATCAACTTGTAGAACGATCGCTGTGATTTCGTCGCCTTTCTTGTACTCACGTACAGCTTCTTCACCTGGAGTGTTCCAAGAGATGTCAGAAAGGTGAACAAGACCGTCGATACCGCCGTCAAGACCGATGAAGATACCGAAGTCAGTGATTGACTTGATCTTACCAGTAACTTGGTCGCCTTTGTTTTGAAGACGAGCAAATTCTTGCCAAGGGTTAGCGATACATTGCTTAAGACCTAGAGAAATACGACGACGTTCTTCATCGATTTCAAGAACCATAACTTCAACAGTGTCGCCTAAGCTAACTACTTTTGAAGGGTGGATGTTCTTGTTAGTCCAATCCATTTCAGAAACGTGAACTAGACCTTCAACGCCTTCTTCGATTTCAACGAAACAGCCGTAATCAGTTAGGTTAGTTACACGACCAGAAAGCTTAGCACCTTCTGGGTAACGGCCAGCGATAGCTGCCCATGGATCTTCGCCAAGCTGCTTAAGACCTAAAGAAACACGAGTTTTCTCTTTGTCGAACTTAAGAACTTTAACTGCGATTTCGTCACCAACATTTACGATTTCTGAAGGGTGCTTAACACGCTTCCAAGCCATATCAGTAATGTGTAGTAGACCGTCAACACCACCTAAATCAACGAATGCACCGTAATCTGTAAGGTTCTTAACGATACCCTTAACTTCTTGACCTTCAACAAGGTTAGCAAGAAGCTCTTCACGCTCTTGTGAGTTCTCTGATTCGATAACTGCACGACGTGAAACAACTACGTTGTTACGCTTTTGGTCAAGCTTGATAACTTTGAACTCAAGCTCTTTACCTTCAAGGTGTGCTGTGTCACGTACTGGACGAACATCAACAAGTGAACCAGGTAGGAATGCACGGATAGTGTCAACTTCAACAGTGAAACCACCTTTAACTTTACCGTTGATGATACCCATAACGGTTTCTTGCTCTTCGCAAGCTTTTTCAAGGCGGATCCAAGCTTCGTGGCGCTTCGCTTTCTCACGAGAAAGGATAGTTTCACCAAAGCCGTCTTCAATTGCATCTAGCGCTACATCTACTTCGTCGCCTACTGCAACTTCAAGTTCACCAGCAGCATTTTTGAATTGCTCTGCAGGGATGGCACTTTCTGATTTTAAACCAGCATCAACAAGAACGATGTTGTTCTCGATTGAGATAACAGTACCTTTAACGATAGAGCCTTGCTCTGCTTCAAAACCCTTTAGGCTTTCTTCAAATAACTGCGCAAAATTTTCTGACATACTAAATACGTCTCATAAATTAATATCCAATTAGCAACCATGCTGCATGGGGTAGTTAAAAAAACACCGGCATCCTGCCTGTGCATTAAAAAATTAGGCTAAGCGAGATTTTTCGAGCTTTCCTGAAGTTACTGCGTCATCAAGTAAAGACATTACTTTTGTAAATACTTGCTGAGCATCCAGTTCTGTCGTATCAATCACGATTGCATCATCTGCGGGAACAAGCGGCGCTACTTCACGATTCATATCGCGATCATCACGTGCTTTAATGTCCTCGAGCAGACCACTTAGTGTAACATCTAGCCCTTTAGCATTCAACTCCAAGTAGCGTCTATTCGCGCGCTCTTCAGCTGATGCGGTTAGATACAGCTTAATTTCGGCATCTGGAAAAACAACAGTTCCCATATCTCGCCCATCTGCAATCAAGCCTTCCTCACTTCGAAAAGCTCGTTGGCGGCGTAACAACGCTTCTCTAACGCGCGGCAAAGCCGCTACTTTAGATGCTGCTGAGCCTACTTTTTCGTCTCGAATTGTACCACTTACGTCTTCGCCTTCTAAAATGACCTTGCTATTTTTTGTAGAAGGGTCTATCAAAAACTGCACGTCTAAATTAGCGGCCAATGGTACTAACGCCTCTTCATTGTCTAGGGCGATTTGGTGATGCAAAGCGGCAAGCGATAACACTCGATAAATAGCACCGCTGTCTAACACATCCCAATTTAACTTTTCAGCTAACAAGCGACAAACGGTTCCTTTGCCTGATCCGCTTGGGCCGTCTACGGTGATAACTGGCATAGTTGCCGGCATTTAAACCTCCTGAAATGCTCACCTGAAATAAATCGCGAGTATTATACGCATGTAAAATGAATTTATCCTTATTAACATGTAACTTTTTGTGAGATAAGCACAAATAAGGGGCATTTAGAGCTATTTTAGAAACAACTCTAAATGCAAAATAGACGTGATTAATGGCTAATTGACGCGAGTACGTCAAAGTAGGTTGGAAAGGTTTTTGCTGTACAACCAGGGTCATTAATAATGACTTCTTGACCACCCACTGCCACCATAGAAAAGCACATCGCGATTCGGTGGTCGTTGTACGTGTCAATG is a window encoding:
- a CDS encoding efflux RND transporter permease subunit, whose amino-acid sequence is MINQNLNKGLIAWFVNNPVAANLLFWVVIIAGLLSVTNLRKEAFPSLEPDTVSVSVVFDSGEPIQAEQGIAIKIENALQSVSGIKRMTSTSNAQGAHVSVEMQSGYDIDSLYQDIKSKIDAINNLPQRSEPAVITKATRKDHVLWLQLYGDLDRQTLDTWALRLKDALLEKHAIKELEVKARAQWEISIEVDEAKLQAYQISLDDIAQAINRESSYAIGTSLYNPDKTVRLKVSEQAYNTEQFESIVIKSFSKGGNLRLKDIANVQYKQADDTFTLSRYNGFNAAAIEIVMDEHSDVVEIVEQANTVVKQWQHLPNLPKGMKIASWLDKSTLITERLSLLIKNALTGIALVFIVLALFLNVRVALWVAMGLPFVFCGTLFFMTERFTGLSLNEMTTFGFIMALGIVVDDAVVIGESIYHTRAKNGDNVLNTILGTHKVATATLFGVLTTVVAFIALSNVQGRLGQVYAQFGTIVAIALLLSLVESKLILPSHLAHLDTSPPKKRGIWAIVRLHADRLLNSFNERVYTVLLCYVVNHYVRIISLFLVIMILVMSLPFTGAVRSAFFPDVPADTVSAEITMYNDASYGQIYKNLLKLEQLALQTDNQLSAQYRDESKHSEQSHISSIQVLSDSSSQGTVTIELDKDAVYQANEFAQLWTQLSGQLEGAKKTKILAKRGMIDNFKVQLKSNNDQALKSAGAFLLRQIQEINGTSGIDHNLDLGEPQYYFELNEQGRALGLDTNSLSMQVLNSFGGDIVQRFQQGENEIKVRVRYPQQQRKTLADIKAAYVRTPSGIIVPLSDIAHVHSQYQSSEITRIQGKRAVFISAVVDKEVISPHQLIAQLKASTLGELEAIYPDVSINFAGEAQQQQETGNSMVQMFALAMLIIYALLAIPLKSYIQPVIIMAAIPFGVVGAILGHWLNGLTLSILSLNGILALSGVVVNDSLLLVSRYNQLMSTGQFSVKEAAIIAGSSRLRAVVLTSITTFAGLLPLLSETSLQAQFLIPAAAALGYGILFASLITLLLTPALLLMQQDVNMQINKGARSLQAYLQRFKSQKSKVQQESQGGT
- a CDS encoding efflux RND transporter periplasmic adaptor subunit; the encoded protein is MKFKWLSILLSCAAFLSVVIYNKVFSAPSTNAEGQIIQTGLENQINNMPQVETISVIAKQYSPKIIGFGEVTPKFELSLKSDVSGKIVHLNKRFVSGTKINKGTVVASVDDTPYIAALAKAQAQEAQALVKLQEEQRQGDVAYRDWLRNKEGGQKATPLILREPQLKAAKAEYEHAKLAVKKAQQDLDNTKIKAPFDAIVVDVSVQPGSYIQPGTQIGQLHSSEKVEIHVPLSEQQWLQLQDTISKSSARLNQVVALYSTLDETTTWTGEIERVERHLNRDTRQRSLIISVTEPLLQSTPLYSGTFVKVVIDGKAQDSLYKLPSSAVSQNGNVWFVDKQGQLNKYRASNVFSYHNNVYIKSLNNQPLQIVKRPLSHFSEGMSVQVIEGTML
- the pyrF gene encoding orotidine-5'-phosphate decarboxylase, which produces MSQNDNKKVLIALDYDDKQAALNFVKKLSPSQCRLKVGKEMFTYFGPEFVKELVALGFDVFLDLKFHDIPNTVAKAVTAAAELGVWMVNVHASGGLEMMQKAKEALAKYEENAPLLIAVTVLTSMDQGQLLRLGIEKTPQDQVIYLAKLAQEAGLDGVVCSAQEAQLLKSQLGDSFKLVTPGIRPAGSDAQDQKRIMTPQKAVAAGSDYLVIGRPITQATDPVATLQEINASIS
- a CDS encoding lipopolysaccharide assembly protein LapB, translating into MTELLFLLLPVAAAYGYVMGKNSAKNQALELNRQITSQYSKGLKYLLDREEDQGLEHLIELLEVSADSVEHYLTLATLFRKRGELDRAIKIHELLLNQPNLNASDMASCRLELAQDYVLAGLLDSAEEHLVILVKNNNVQALDPIIYLYSQMREWRKGINMYESHRDIFTKKQHFAAIANFYCEAALIDDNPKLMEQACALEHNTIRPFFELGKDAFAKQDHVKAVYYWRKLIVSSTNTAPLYIKELEQSYVELNLKHQFDDLIEELLPKGGVLIRIKYCQALLENEQLQQAIDFLTDSLKREPSIRGFSFLLQLLGNNNHRIKEVLSEIDKLVTSYIATKPEYQCQHCGFTSHTLYWLCPSCKHWETVGPSKGLDGY
- a CDS encoding lipopolysaccharide assembly protein LapA domain-containing protein, whose translation is MIKVVQKGLALVLVLLAFVIGTQNPNLVNVNYIVASSTLPLSTLMSVCFIIGVFIGCVVSVAVFSKLKWQNYRLKKSNRQMTTDTER
- the ihfB gene encoding integration host factor subunit beta → MTKSELIEQLAEQHAHIPVKDVENSVKEILEQMAGSLSSSDRIEIRGFGSFSLHYRSPRTGRNPKTGETVELDGKYVPHFKPGKELRDRVNESIK
- the rpsA gene encoding 30S ribosomal protein S1 produces the protein MSENFAQLFEESLKGFEAEQGSIVKGTVISIENNIVLVDAGLKSESAIPAEQFKNAAGELEVAVGDEVDVALDAIEDGFGETILSREKAKRHEAWIRLEKACEEQETVMGIINGKVKGGFTVEVDTIRAFLPGSLVDVRPVRDTAHLEGKELEFKVIKLDQKRNNVVVSRRAVIESENSQEREELLANLVEGQEVKGIVKNLTDYGAFVDLGGVDGLLHITDMAWKRVKHPSEIVNVGDEIAVKVLKFDKEKTRVSLGLKQLGEDPWAAIAGRYPEGAKLSGRVTNLTDYGCFVEIEEGVEGLVHVSEMDWTNKNIHPSKVVSLGDTVEVMVLEIDEERRRISLGLKQCIANPWQEFARLQNKGDQVTGKIKSITDFGIFIGLDGGIDGLVHLSDISWNTPGEEAVREYKKGDEITAIVLQVDPERERISLGVKQIEADPFNNYLDANKKGAIVKGKVTEVDAKGATVELIEGVEGYIRVADIAQERIEDATTVVSAGDEIEAKFLGVDRKNRTISLSVKAMFEAEEKEVLEKLKKEEPAFENAMAAAFKNAQKD
- the cmk gene encoding (d)CMP kinase, which produces MPATMPVITVDGPSGSGKGTVCRLLAEKLNWDVLDSGAIYRVLSLAALHHQIALDNEEALVPLAANLDVQFLIDPSTKNSKVILEGEDVSGTIRDEKVGSAASKVAALPRVREALLRRQRAFRSEEGLIADGRDMGTVVFPDAEIKLYLTASAEERANRRYLELNAKGLDVTLSGLLEDIKARDDRDMNREVAPLVPADDAIVIDTTELDAQQVFTKVMSLLDDAVTSGKLEKSRLA